The following are encoded in a window of Amaranthus tricolor cultivar Red isolate AtriRed21 chromosome 2, ASM2621246v1, whole genome shotgun sequence genomic DNA:
- the LOC130805866 gene encoding stigma-specific STIG1-like protein 3, producing the protein MSIIIQKTIKVFALIAITIAISIIALSSINITHQNHHETLHQPTSPVVVLSKRPVSRFLAEHNKDYLHHGRSLKPADHCQKDYEVCDIMYGKNYTCCGNKCFDLNIDKNNCGACHKKCKFTYDCCNGKCVDKAYDKRHCGKCNNKCLIGQYCVYGMCDYA; encoded by the coding sequence ATGTCAATAATAATCCAAAAAACAATCAAGGTATTCGCCTTGATCGCAATCACCATAGCAATATCCATTATTGCATTAAGCTCCATTAACATAACCCACCAAAACCATCACGAAACCCTACACCAGCCCACTAGCCCGGTGGTAGTTCTCTCGAAGAGGCCCGTAAGTCGGTTTCTAGCTGAACACAATAAGGATTATCTACACCATGGAAGAAGCTTAAAGCCAGCTGACCATTGTCAGAAGGATTATGAAGTTTGTGACATTATGTATGGAAAGAATTACACATGTTGTGGGAATAAATGCTTTGATCTCAACATTGATAAGAATAATTGTGGAGCTTGCCATAAAAAGTGTAAGTTTACGTATGATTGTTGTAATGGAAAGTGCGTAGACAAAGCTTATGATAAGAGGCATTGTGGGAAATGCAACAATAAGTGCTTAATTGGACAATATTGTGTTTATGGGATGTGtgattatgcttaa